One genomic window of Salmo salar chromosome ssa12, Ssal_v3.1, whole genome shotgun sequence includes the following:
- the ier2 gene encoding immediate early response 2 — MDVSAEAKRIMAVSISKLYASRAQRGGMRLHRSLLLSVVMRSARDLYHSACLAKEREELGTAHLVPVTPEENAMDTTASGEQVEVEVSQVEPEPESPLTPTIQEPMSSDSEAAQGACKTRTFIGKETVEDKENRSPVSPDRHSRKRRGKASVAPDFLPSKRARLSLELGEERVPRTGRRTCCRAGDAFTTLSLNSNRAIAAF; from the coding sequence ATGGACGTGAGCGCTGAAGCCAAACGGATCATGGCAGTGTCCATTAGTAAACTGTACGCCTCCCGAGCACAGCGAGGAGGTATGAGGCTACACCGGAGCCTGCTGCTCTCCGTGGTCATGCGCTCCGCCCGGGACCTGTACCACTCCGCCTGCCTGgccaaggagagagaggagctgggaaCCGCACACCTGGTCCCGGTCACACCAGAGGAGAATGCGATGGATACTACTGCCAGCGGGGAACAAGTCGAGGTGGAGGTGTCACAGGTCGAGCCAGAGCCTGAGTCGCCGCTGACCCCAACTATCCAGGAGCCCATGTCTAGTGACTCTGAGGCCGCTCAGGGCGCATGCAAGACCAGGACATTTATTGGGAAGGAGACAGTAGAGGACAAAGAGAACCGGAGCCCTGTGAGCCCAGACAGGCATTCCAGGAAACGCCGGGGGAAGGCGTCCGTCGCGCCCGATTTCCTCCCCAGCAAGAGGGCAAGACTTTCACTGGagctgggggaggagagggtgccTAGAACCGGCCGAAGGACCTGCTGCCGCGCCGGGGACGCTTTCACCACCCTGTCCCTAAACTCAAACCGGGCCATTGCAGCATTCTGA